The Chitinophagales bacterium genome has a segment encoding these proteins:
- a CDS encoding carbonic anhydrase, with amino-acid sequence MKLERIFENNEIWIAKKLAVEPNYFSDLSKGQQPEILYIGCADSRVTAEDLMGVQPGEVFVHRNIANMVPNTDLNVMSVIEYAVAHLKVNHIVVCGHYFCGGVKAAMQSNDLGILNPWLRNIRDVYRIHKDELNAIVDEEARYKRLVELNVEEQCINVIKTAQVQKAYNERGLKVHGWVFDIHTGKLIDLNINFDKILSNIMEIYRLV; translated from the coding sequence ATGAAATTAGAAAGAATATTTGAAAATAATGAAATTTGGATAGCTAAAAAATTAGCAGTAGAACCAAATTATTTTAGCGACTTATCTAAAGGACAGCAACCAGAAATATTATATATTGGTTGTGCAGATAGTAGAGTTACAGCAGAAGACTTAATGGGTGTACAACCTGGTGAAGTTTTTGTACATAGAAATATTGCCAATATGGTACCTAATACCGATTTGAATGTAATGTCGGTGATAGAATATGCAGTAGCACATTTAAAAGTAAATCATATTGTAGTATGTGGTCATTATTTTTGTGGAGGTGTTAAAGCAGCAATGCAATCTAACGACTTAGGAATTTTAAATCCGTGGTTGAGAAATATTAGAGATGTATATAGAATTCACAAAGATGAATTGAATGCTATAGTAGATGAAGAAGCTAGATACAAACGACTAGTAGAGTTGAATGTAGAAGAGCAGTGTATTAATGTAATAAAAACAGCACAAGTACAAAAAGCTTATAACGAAAGAGGTTTAAAAGTACATGGTTGGGTTTTTGATATACATACAGGAAAATTAATAGACTTAAACATCAACTTTGATAAAATACTTTCCAATATAATGGAAATATATAGATTAGTATAA
- a CDS encoding SulP family inorganic anion transporter produces MKLFSNIKQDFPASIVVFFVALPLCLGIALASGAPLFAGIIAGIIGGVVVGAISGSNLGVSGPAAGLAAIVFAAIPDLGGYQNFLLAVVIAGVFQIILGILRAGIIGYYFPSSVIKGMLTGIGIIIIMKQIPNFFGYDEESAWDLEFIEHDGRNTIAELFDTLEHVHPGATLIGIISLLILIFWDTVLSKKGKIFKLIQGPLVVVVLGIVFYLATLGNETLAIGASHLVSVPIPNSVSDFFGQFSMPNFAVITNYKIWVTAFTIAIVASIETLLCVEATDKLDPERNITPTNRELIAQGSGNVISGLIGGLPITQVIVRSSANIQSGGKTKLSAIIHGFLLLLSVILIPTLLNKIPLSVLAAVLLIVGYKLAKPALFKQMYQLGWKQFIPFIVTVVAIVFTDLLIGVGLGLAVGLVVIAIKSYQNSHFLHKAESDDNTGHHVTMKLAEEITFLNKAAIQNELFSLPENTSLDLDVRNTVYLDFDIIEIIENFIIQAENKNIKFKLVSEKGTFENPTSEIIQQILKN; encoded by the coding sequence ATGAAACTTTTTTCAAATATTAAACAAGACTTTCCTGCAAGTATCGTCGTATTTTTTGTAGCACTTCCATTATGTTTAGGAATTGCTTTGGCCAGTGGTGCACCATTGTTCGCTGGTATTATAGCAGGTATAATTGGTGGAGTAGTCGTAGGAGCCATTAGTGGTTCTAATTTAGGTGTTAGTGGTCCAGCTGCAGGTTTAGCAGCTATTGTTTTTGCAGCCATTCCTGATTTAGGTGGTTATCAAAACTTTTTACTCGCAGTAGTTATTGCTGGTGTTTTTCAAATTATATTAGGTATTTTAAGAGCAGGTATTATCGGCTATTATTTTCCATCATCTGTAATTAAAGGAATGCTTACTGGTATTGGTATTATTATTATAATGAAACAAATACCTAACTTTTTTGGTTACGATGAAGAATCTGCTTGGGACTTAGAATTTATAGAACATGATGGTAGAAATACGATTGCAGAGTTATTTGATACGCTAGAGCATGTACATCCTGGTGCAACATTAATTGGTATTATTAGTTTACTTATCTTAATTTTTTGGGATACTGTTTTATCTAAAAAAGGAAAAATCTTTAAACTTATACAAGGACCATTAGTTGTAGTAGTATTAGGTATAGTATTTTACTTAGCTACACTAGGAAACGAAACTTTGGCTATTGGTGCGTCTCATTTAGTAAGTGTGCCAATTCCAAATAGTGTATCCGATTTCTTTGGTCAGTTTAGTATGCCTAATTTTGCAGTCATTACCAATTATAAAATTTGGGTAACTGCTTTTACAATTGCTATTGTAGCAAGTATAGAAACACTATTATGTGTAGAAGCAACAGATAAATTAGATCCAGAAAGAAATATCACACCAACCAACCGTGAGCTAATAGCACAAGGTTCTGGTAATGTCATTTCTGGTTTAATTGGTGGTTTACCTATTACACAAGTAATTGTTCGTAGTTCTGCCAATATTCAATCTGGCGGAAAAACAAAATTATCAGCTATTATACATGGTTTTTTATTATTACTTTCTGTAATATTAATTCCAACATTATTAAATAAAATACCATTATCTGTACTAGCAGCAGTTTTATTAATTGTAGGATATAAACTAGCAAAACCAGCACTATTTAAACAAATGTATCAATTAGGTTGGAAACAATTTATACCATTTATAGTAACGGTTGTAGCTATTGTATTTACCGATTTACTCATTGGTGTTGGTCTAGGACTTGCTGTAGGATTAGTAGTAATTGCTATTAAAAGTTATCAAAACTCGCACTTTTTACATAAAGCAGAAAGTGATGATAATACAGGTCATCATGTTACTATGAAACTAGCAGAAGAAATTACATTTTTAAATAAAGCAGCTATTCAGAATGAGTTGTTTAGCTTACCAGAAAATACGAGCTTAGATTTAGATGTAAGAAATACAGTTTACTTAGATTTCGATATTATAGAAATAATAGAGAACTTTATTATTCAAGCAGAAAATAAAAATATTAAATTTAAATTGGTATCAGAAAAAGGTACATTTGAAAATCCAACTTCAGAAATAATACAACAAATTCTGAAGAATTAA
- a CDS encoding type IIA DNA topoisomerase subunit B, translated as MATEQVNYTEDNIRSLDWKEHIRLRPGMYIGKLGDGSAPDDGIYVLLKEIIDNSIDEFVMGFGKRIDIVIKDKIVTVRDFGRGIPLGAVIDCVSKINTGGKYDSKAFQKSVGLNGVGTKAVNALSTYFKVSSVRDGQQKVAEFKQGNLINDHKIAKTDEKDGTSFVFEADDSIFKKFHFVSDFVEEQLWNYAYLNAGLTINFNSKKFASQNGLKDLLEKKTNEDDLKYPIIHLKGEDIEIALSHANQYGEEYYSFVNGQYTTQGGTHLQAFKEAIVKTIREFYKKNFEAADIRQAIVGSISIRVQEPVFESQTKTKLGSQVMFPEGPSLKSFVNDFVKSQLDNYLHRNPDIAEKMLKRIQQSERERKDLSGIRKLANERAKSANLHNKKLRDCRIHFTDEKKENYLDTMLFITEGDSASGSITKARSPETQAVFSLRGKPLNCFGLSKKIVYQNEEFNLLQHALNIEEDIDNLRYNHVVIATDADVDGMHIRLLLMTFFLQFFPDLVKKGHLYILETPLFRVRNKQKTIYCYSEKEKQEAINELKGKPEITRFKGLGEISPSEFENFINEDIKLEPVILKEKQSIDQLLAYYMGKNTQDRQEFIIDNLRIEKDEVVETVTIS; from the coding sequence ATGGCGACTGAACAAGTGAATTATACCGAAGACAATATTCGTTCATTAGATTGGAAAGAACATATTCGTTTAAGACCTGGTATGTATATTGGTAAATTAGGAGATGGTTCTGCTCCTGATGATGGAATTTATGTATTGCTGAAAGAAATAATAGACAATTCTATAGATGAATTTGTAATGGGTTTTGGTAAACGAATTGATATTGTTATTAAAGATAAAATCGTTACAGTTAGAGATTTTGGTCGTGGAATTCCTTTAGGTGCAGTTATAGATTGTGTGTCTAAAATTAATACTGGAGGAAAATACGATTCCAAAGCATTTCAAAAATCGGTTGGATTAAATGGTGTTGGTACTAAAGCTGTTAATGCATTATCTACTTATTTTAAAGTAAGCTCTGTAAGAGATGGGCAACAAAAAGTAGCTGAATTTAAACAAGGCAATTTAATTAATGACCATAAAATTGCAAAAACAGATGAAAAAGATGGGACTTCGTTTGTATTTGAAGCAGATGACAGTATTTTTAAAAAATTTCATTTTGTTAGTGATTTTGTAGAAGAACAATTGTGGAACTATGCATATTTAAATGCAGGATTAACTATAAATTTTAATAGTAAAAAGTTTGCTTCTCAAAATGGATTGAAAGACTTATTAGAGAAAAAAACTAATGAAGATGATTTAAAATATCCAATAATTCATTTAAAAGGAGAGGATATTGAAATTGCATTGTCGCATGCTAATCAATATGGTGAAGAGTATTATTCGTTTGTAAATGGACAATACACTACACAAGGTGGTACGCATTTACAAGCTTTTAAAGAAGCCATAGTTAAAACCATTAGAGAGTTTTATAAAAAGAACTTCGAAGCAGCAGATATTCGTCAAGCTATTGTAGGAAGTATTAGTATTAGAGTACAAGAACCAGTTTTTGAGTCGCAGACTAAAACAAAATTAGGTTCGCAAGTTATGTTTCCAGAAGGACCAAGTCTTAAATCGTTTGTAAACGATTTTGTAAAATCACAATTAGATAATTACTTACATCGAAATCCAGATATTGCTGAAAAGATGTTGAAGCGAATTCAACAGTCTGAAAGAGAACGAAAAGATTTAAGTGGTATTAGAAAATTAGCTAATGAAAGAGCTAAATCTGCCAACTTACACAATAAAAAATTAAGAGATTGTAGAATACACTTCACCGATGAAAAGAAAGAAAACTATTTAGATACTATGTTATTCATCACAGAAGGTGATTCTGCTTCTGGTTCTATTACCAAGGCAAGAAGTCCAGAAACACAAGCTGTCTTTTCTTTAAGAGGTAAACCATTAAACTGTTTTGGTTTATCTAAAAAAATAGTTTATCAAAACGAAGAATTTAATTTACTACAACATGCTTTAAATATTGAAGAAGACATAGATAACCTAAGATACAATCATGTAGTTATTGCTACAGATGCAGATGTTGATGGTATGCACATTCGTTTACTATTGATGACTTTTTTCCTTCAATTTTTTCCTGATTTAGTTAAAAAAGGACATCTCTATATATTAGAAACACCTTTATTTAGAGTTCGAAATAAGCAAAAAACTATTTATTGTTATTCTGAGAAAGAAAAACAAGAAGCAATCAATGAACTAAAAGGCAAACCAGAAATTACAAGATTTAAAGGGCTTGGAGAAATTTCACCATCTGAGTTTGAGAATTTCATTAATGAAGACATTAAATTAGAACCAGTAATATTGAAAGAAAAACAGAGCATCGATCAACTTTTAGCATACTATATGGGAAAAAACACACAAGATCGACAAGAATTTATCATTGATAACTTAAGAATAGAAAAAGACGAAGTGGTAGAAACCGTAACGATTTCGTAA
- a CDS encoding SDR family NAD(P)-dependent oxidoreductase: MSKKQIFVTGATSGIGKETALQLADKGHDISIIARNEFKCKAVVDELQSRNRDGNFNYYIADFTDLASVQKTAKQIASNTEHIDVLINNAGAVYDKRILSADGYEMTLVSNHLAPFVLTHHLMPTILKSNWGKVITVASDSHFKGTMDFNDLHFEKNYFIMKAYERSKLANVLFTIELAKIYADRNFSSYAVQPGHVKSDIGAKTSSGLVHFAWNTYNSIFGIPTAEGAWTSVYLADDNGVNNLSGKYWDLKQPKPVSKIAQDEQLAKDFWNLSTEMTKQYLD; this comes from the coding sequence ATGAGTAAAAAACAAATTTTTGTAACAGGTGCTACTTCTGGAATTGGTAAAGAAACTGCACTACAATTGGCAGACAAAGGTCATGATATAAGTATTATTGCTAGAAATGAATTTAAATGCAAAGCAGTTGTTGATGAGTTGCAATCTAGAAATAGAGATGGAAATTTTAATTATTACATAGCAGATTTTACAGATTTAGCTTCGGTACAAAAAACAGCTAAGCAAATAGCTAGTAATACAGAACATATAGATGTTTTAATAAATAATGCTGGTGCTGTATATGATAAACGAATACTAAGTGCTGATGGTTATGAAATGACATTGGTTAGCAATCATTTAGCACCTTTTGTTTTAACACACCATTTAATGCCAACAATTTTAAAAAGCAATTGGGGAAAAGTAATTACTGTTGCTTCTGACTCTCACTTTAAAGGAACAATGGATTTTAATGATTTGCATTTTGAAAAGAATTATTTTATTATGAAAGCTTATGAACGCTCTAAACTAGCCAATGTGTTATTTACTATTGAATTAGCCAAAATTTATGCTGATAGAAATTTTAGTTCATATGCAGTACAACCAGGACATGTGAAATCTGATATTGGTGCTAAAACTAGTAGTGGTTTAGTTCATTTTGCTTGGAATACTTACAATAGTATTTTTGGAATTCCGACAGCAGAAGGAGCGTGGACTAGCGTTTATTTAGCTGATGATAATGGTGTCAATAATTTAAGTGGAAAGTATTGGGATTTAAAACAACCCAAACCAGTATCTAAAATTGCACAAGACGAACAATTGGCAAAAGATTTTTGGAATTTATCTACCGAAATGACTAAGCAGTATTTAGATTAA
- a CDS encoding biopolymer transporter ExbD, which yields MKLKRRRAFHDEDAMSAMNDIMFFLMLFFLIISTMANQNIIKLLLPKAENSERIAKQPVSLTVTEDLTYYLNNTPINPDELESAIVNAVQNNSDPTVVLRVAKSLSVQDLVNIMQIGAKHKLKMVLSTEK from the coding sequence ATGAAATTAAAAAGAAGAAGAGCTTTTCATGACGAAGACGCAATGTCGGCAATGAACGATATTATGTTCTTTTTAATGTTATTCTTTTTGATTATTTCTACTATGGCTAATCAAAATATAATTAAGTTGTTATTGCCAAAAGCAGAAAACTCAGAACGAATAGCCAAGCAACCTGTAAGTTTAACGGTTACCGAAGATTTGACTTACTACTTAAACAATACACCAATTAATCCAGATGAATTAGAAAGTGCTATTGTAAATGCAGTACAAAATAATAGTGATCCAACAGTTGTACTTAGAGTAGCTAAATCGTTGAGTGTGCAAGACTTAGTAAACATTATGCAAATAGGAGCTAAGCACAAACTAAAAATGGTATTGAGTACTGAGAAGTAG
- a CDS encoding MotA/TolQ/ExbB proton channel family protein: MGILLQAVTFADSAAQAASGVTPAAPQESMSILGLLMKGGFVMIPLLILSVFAIAFIIERVMYINKRAKIDNGLVNNVLDKLYSGNVQGAESLCIQSNSALGNVLQAGISQLGKPIDHIEKALETQSNIELMDMERRLGYISLISGVAPRLGFVGTILGVIKIFYNIAQTDDISIGTISSGLYEKMITSGTGLIIGILAFMGYQLLLTRIDNYSLRLQKEVFEFTKGIKKPAKA, encoded by the coding sequence ATGGGAATATTATTGCAAGCAGTAACATTTGCAGATTCGGCAGCACAAGCAGCCAGTGGAGTAACGCCAGCAGCACCACAAGAGAGCATGTCTATTTTAGGATTGCTAATGAAAGGAGGTTTTGTAATGATTCCTTTATTGATATTATCAGTCTTTGCCATTGCTTTTATTATTGAAAGAGTAATGTACATTAACAAGAGAGCAAAAATTGATAATGGCTTGGTGAATAATGTATTAGATAAACTGTATAGTGGAAATGTACAAGGAGCAGAATCATTGTGTATACAAAGTAATTCTGCATTAGGAAATGTGTTGCAAGCAGGAATTTCGCAATTAGGTAAACCAATAGATCATATAGAAAAAGCATTAGAAACACAATCAAATATTGAACTAATGGACATGGAAAGAAGATTAGGTTATATTAGTTTGATTTCTGGTGTTGCACCAAGATTAGGTTTTGTTGGAACGATATTAGGTGTAATTAAAATATTTTATAATATTGCTCAAACAGATGATATTTCTATAGGTACTATTTCTAGTGGTTTATACGAGAAAATGATTACTTCTGGAACAGGTTTGATAATTGGTATTTTAGCATTTATGGGTTATCAGTTATTGTTAACTAGAATTGATAATTACTCTTTAAGGTTACAAAAAGAAGTATTTGAATTTACTAAAGGGATTAAAAAACCAGCTAAAGCTTAA
- a CDS encoding metallophosphoesterase, with product MSSNTLLAQYIPEFDYNKNEVGAVYQFSFVHITDVHIGEGQGDYGTSGFKNDTMPNGDVGYSAERLRKAVNWINNNYIDKNLKFIIVSGDLTDSGEKSEFDKFKEIMNASQIPFVPTIGNHDAWPYVRFKQESHKADGDSIINSIFEDTYNNCATFFDNWDNGTRLNAWLNPETNDNSYLFNFYFEYNNFNFYMIDFNPRYHVNKNEPGIGPEAQLYDYDGGTFQWLKSHLANNQHLASHNTFIISHQPPSTDIVIMPFYTLDATEYDKMMKILYPYQSNLAVWLAGHIHRDKHYMASTLNGYNVMEVFETRANKEYEDSYFRIYNVYGVPNVVNGIKNNQNINLSIYPNPSIGRFEIDATHLSSDYLIKVADASGKTVMNSSLKAVPLTNGVYQFDFSTLNKGIYFMTLYNDDNIETIRLVVQ from the coding sequence TTGTCTTCTAATACATTATTGGCACAGTATATTCCTGAGTTCGATTATAACAAAAATGAAGTAGGTGCTGTCTATCAATTTTCGTTTGTGCATATTACAGATGTTCATATTGGCGAAGGTCAAGGTGATTATGGTACATCTGGTTTTAAAAATGATACAATGCCAAATGGTGATGTTGGCTACTCGGCAGAGCGATTGCGAAAAGCAGTGAATTGGATTAATAACAATTATATTGATAAAAATTTAAAATTTATTATAGTTTCTGGCGATTTAACAGATAGTGGTGAAAAATCGGAGTTTGATAAGTTTAAAGAGATTATGAATGCGTCTCAAATTCCATTTGTACCTACAATTGGCAATCACGATGCTTGGCCTTATGTAAGATTTAAACAAGAATCTCATAAAGCAGATGGCGATAGCATCATCAATAGTATTTTTGAAGACACTTATAACAACTGTGCTACTTTTTTTGACAATTGGGATAATGGTACTAGATTAAATGCTTGGTTAAATCCAGAAACAAATGATAATTCTTATTTGTTTAATTTTTATTTTGAATATAATAATTTTAATTTTTATATGATTGATTTCAATCCAAGATATCATGTTAATAAAAATGAACCAGGCATTGGCCCAGAAGCTCAGCTATATGATTATGATGGCGGAACATTTCAATGGTTAAAAAGTCATTTGGCAAATAACCAACATTTAGCTTCGCATAATACTTTTATTATTTCTCATCAACCACCAAGCACTGATATTGTTATTATGCCTTTTTATACATTAGATGCTACTGAATATGATAAGATGATGAAAATACTATATCCTTATCAATCTAATTTAGCTGTTTGGTTAGCTGGACATATACACAGAGATAAACATTATATGGCATCTACATTAAATGGCTACAATGTAATGGAAGTTTTTGAAACAAGAGCCAATAAAGAATATGAAGATAGTTATTTTAGAATTTATAATGTGTATGGTGTTCCAAATGTTGTAAATGGTATTAAGAACAATCAAAATATAAATTTAAGTATTTATCCAAATCCAAGTATTGGCAGATTTGAAATAGATGCTACACATTTATCTTCAGATTATTTAATTAAAGTAGCAGACGCAAGTGGAAAAACAGTAATGAATAGCAGTTTAAAAGCAGTTCCTTTAACAAATGGCGTTTATCAATTCGATTTTAGTACACTCAACAAAGGTATTTATTTTATGACTTTATATAACGATGATAATATAGAAACTATTCGTTTGGTGGTGCAATAA